A window of the Algoriphagus halophilus genome harbors these coding sequences:
- a CDS encoding gluconate:H+ symporter, producing the protein MTILLVLLSIAILVLLIVWAKLNPFLAFIISSISAGLLLGLPADQIAGSIQSGMGNLLGDLVIVIVMGAMLGKLVAESGAAQKIAGFLMGIFGEKNITWAMSITGLVVGIPLFYNVGFVLLVPLAFTVAYQYKISAVYVGIPLLAALSVTHGFLPPHPSPAALVAQFDANMGLTLFYGFLIAIPTIIIAGPIFAKTLKNVHANPLSTFQAEIRPESELPDTFNSFFTALLPVFLLVSTTALNLNIEPESSLGPIIRFIANPGIVMLISVLVATYTLGLKRGFKMTQLMDIYTIATKDIAMILLIVAGAGALKQIFTDTGVSQVIADGLSTWDIPPLLLAWIITAIIRVCVGSATVAGLTTAGIIAPLVTTMNVDPNLLVLSIGAGSLMFSHFNDGGFWMYKEFFNVSIKDTIKTWSLMETLVAIIGLIGVLILDVFV; encoded by the coding sequence ATGACCATACTTCTTGTCCTGCTTAGTATTGCAATCCTTGTTTTACTAATCGTTTGGGCTAAGCTCAATCCCTTTTTAGCATTTATCATCTCCTCTATCTCTGCAGGATTACTTCTTGGGCTTCCTGCAGATCAAATTGCAGGCTCAATCCAGTCGGGTATGGGGAATTTATTAGGTGATTTAGTCATCGTGATTGTAATGGGGGCGATGCTGGGAAAGCTAGTTGCCGAAAGTGGTGCTGCCCAGAAAATCGCTGGTTTTTTAATGGGCATTTTTGGAGAAAAAAATATTACCTGGGCTATGTCCATAACCGGCCTGGTAGTAGGTATTCCCCTCTTTTATAACGTGGGCTTTGTGCTACTTGTACCTTTGGCTTTTACAGTAGCTTATCAATACAAAATTTCTGCAGTTTACGTGGGCATTCCATTATTGGCGGCCTTATCTGTGACACATGGCTTTTTGCCTCCACACCCCTCCCCAGCTGCTTTGGTGGCCCAGTTTGATGCCAATATGGGCTTAACCCTATTTTATGGCTTTTTAATTGCCATCCCTACCATTATTATCGCGGGGCCTATATTTGCCAAAACTTTAAAAAATGTTCATGCCAATCCCTTAAGTACTTTCCAGGCTGAAATCAGACCGGAATCTGAACTACCAGACACTTTTAACAGCTTTTTCACAGCTTTACTACCCGTATTTTTACTTGTAAGCACCACTGCTTTGAACCTCAATATTGAACCTGAAAGCAGCCTTGGACCCATTATTCGCTTCATTGCGAATCCTGGAATCGTCATGTTGATTTCAGTATTAGTGGCCACCTATACACTAGGCTTAAAAAGGGGTTTTAAAATGACCCAGTTAATGGATATCTACACCATTGCAACCAAAGACATTGCCATGATCTTATTGATTGTAGCGGGAGCTGGAGCCTTAAAACAAATTTTTACAGACACTGGTGTCAGTCAAGTTATTGCGGATGGTTTAAGTACTTGGGATATTCCTCCTTTACTTTTGGCATGGATCATTACTGCAATTATCCGTGTCTGCGTTGGTTCTGCAACTGTTGCCGGACTGACAACTGCTGGAATCATAGCTCCTCTGGTCACGACAATGAATGTTGACCCAAACTTATTAGTGCTTTCCATTGGAGCAGGAAGCCTTATGTTTTCCCACTTTAATGACGGTGGGTTTTGGATGTAT
- a CDS encoding Lnb N-terminal periplasmic domain-containing protein, translating to MKLKKKFFFYLILGWLFLIGGNLQGFAQQYRISLLTCDPGEEIYSSFGHSAIRVVNLETGRDQVYNYGTFDFRAPNFVLKFAGGRLDYFLSVSTFDRFLAEYNYFQRSMRELELDLNQQQKTALVEFLEINYLPQNRNYRYDFFYDNCATRIRDVIETIVGDQLIWHDEEQESIEKTFRQLIDEKVFYMPWSDLGIDLALGSRLDVDATPREEQFLPDYMEQAFSRAEIQGDGPTRPLVKNERVILDFAPKENSLGLFNPYLLFWIIAILFTATTFIGFKRKRLFIGFDLVFFGILGLLGLVMSLLWIGSDIPSTKWNWNILWAFPGHLALIPGLLSKSLKPWLRNYLLTALILADAAVVFWILGWQSFHPSLIPIMLVIILRTNYLYYNIARYKTPLV from the coding sequence ATGAAATTGAAAAAGAAGTTCTTCTTCTACTTGATTCTTGGGTGGCTATTTCTAATTGGTGGAAATTTACAAGGGTTTGCCCAGCAGTACCGTATAAGTCTGCTCACGTGTGACCCTGGAGAAGAGATTTATAGTTCTTTTGGTCACAGTGCAATTCGAGTAGTCAATTTAGAGACTGGAAGGGATCAAGTTTATAATTATGGGACCTTTGATTTTAGAGCTCCTAACTTCGTGTTAAAATTTGCAGGAGGTAGGTTGGATTATTTTCTATCCGTATCAACCTTTGATCGGTTTCTGGCAGAGTATAATTATTTTCAAAGATCCATGCGGGAATTGGAGCTTGATTTGAATCAGCAACAGAAGACCGCCTTAGTTGAATTTTTAGAGATCAATTACCTTCCTCAAAACCGTAATTACCGATACGATTTTTTCTATGATAACTGTGCTACTCGGATTCGAGATGTCATAGAGACTATTGTAGGGGATCAATTGATATGGCACGATGAAGAACAGGAGTCTATTGAGAAGACGTTCCGGCAATTGATTGATGAAAAAGTTTTTTATATGCCTTGGTCTGATTTGGGGATTGATCTTGCTTTAGGATCGCGTCTCGATGTTGATGCGACTCCACGAGAGGAGCAATTTCTTCCAGATTACATGGAGCAGGCATTTTCTAGAGCAGAAATACAAGGTGATGGGCCTACAAGGCCCCTGGTAAAAAATGAACGAGTAATTCTTGATTTTGCCCCAAAAGAAAATTCATTGGGTCTATTTAATCCCTATCTTCTCTTTTGGATTATCGCTATACTATTTACTGCAACAACTTTCATTGGGTTTAAAAGGAAAAGGCTTTTTATTGGGTTTGACCTAGTCTTTTTTGGAATCTTAGGGCTTCTTGGATTAGTCATGAGTTTACTTTGGATTGGATCAGATATCCCTTCTACCAAATGGAATTGGAATATTTTATGGGCTTTCCCAGGGCATTTAGCTTTAATTCCAGGCTTACTTTCAAAGTCTTTGAAACCATGGCTCAGAAATTATCTCTTGACAGCCTTGATATTGGCTGATGCTGCGGTGGTGTTTTGGATTTTAGGCTGGCAATCTTTTCATCCTAGTTTGATTCCGATTATGTTGGTCATCATTCTAAGGACCAATTATCTTTATTATAATATAGCGCGTTATAAGACACCACTTGTCTGA
- the uvrB gene encoding excinuclease ABC subunit UvrB translates to MEFKLTSDYQPTGDQPKAIEKLTEGVNSGEKSQVLLGVTGSGKTFTIANLIQQVQKPTLILSHNKTLAAQLYGEFKQFFPDNAVEYFISYYDYYQPEAFIPSSGTYIEKDLSINDEIEKLRLSATSSLLSGRRDVIVVASVSCIYGIGNPEEFGKNVIRLQEGDRIPRNQLLFKLVDILYSRTQQDLTHGTFRVKGDTVDIFVAYADFGYRIFFWGDEIEAIQRIDPASGKKLSDEKIISIFPANLFVTGKDTINTAIHEIQHDMVDQVNFFEKEGKFLEAKRLQERTEFDLEMIRELGYCSGVENYSRYFDRRLPGTRPFCLIDYFPDDFLLVVDESHVTIPQVRAMWGGDRSRKVNLVDFGFRLPSALDNRPLKFDEFEDLTNQIVYVSATPADYELSQTEGVVVEQIIRPTGLLDPTIDVRPSQNQIDDLLEEIDQTIKKEARVLVTTLTKRMAEELQKYLEKAGVKSRYIHSEVKTLDRVEILRELRLGIFDVLVGVNLLREGLDLPEVSLVAILDADKEGFLRNERSLVQTIGRAARNQEGRVIMYADKITPSMQMAIDETKRRRAIQIEYNEINGITPTTVIKSRDKIMGQTKVADSKKNAKIYVEPMPGEGTMAADPVVQYLSKDKLEKLILQTQKQMEKAAKELNFMEAARLRDEWQSQKKRLEELSRGPGN, encoded by the coding sequence ATGGAATTTAAATTGACATCAGACTACCAACCCACAGGAGATCAACCTAAGGCAATTGAAAAGCTGACCGAAGGGGTGAATTCAGGCGAAAAGTCTCAAGTGCTACTAGGTGTAACCGGCTCGGGAAAAACATTTACGATTGCTAACCTCATCCAACAAGTACAGAAGCCGACGCTTATACTCAGCCATAATAAGACATTGGCGGCTCAGTTGTATGGAGAATTCAAGCAGTTTTTTCCAGACAATGCTGTTGAATATTTTATTTCCTATTACGATTACTACCAGCCAGAAGCTTTCATTCCAAGCTCGGGTACTTATATAGAGAAAGATCTTTCTATCAATGATGAAATTGAAAAGTTAAGATTAAGTGCTACATCCAGTTTGCTTTCAGGAAGACGAGATGTCATTGTCGTTGCTTCCGTGTCCTGTATTTATGGTATTGGTAATCCAGAGGAATTTGGCAAAAATGTGATTCGCCTCCAAGAAGGTGATCGCATACCAAGGAACCAATTACTATTTAAATTGGTGGATATTCTTTATAGTAGGACTCAGCAAGATTTGACGCATGGTACCTTTCGGGTCAAAGGGGATACTGTTGATATTTTTGTGGCCTATGCTGATTTTGGTTATCGAATTTTTTTCTGGGGTGATGAAATTGAAGCGATTCAAAGAATTGATCCTGCTTCAGGGAAAAAGCTTTCTGATGAAAAAATCATTTCCATATTTCCGGCAAATTTATTTGTGACAGGAAAAGATACCATCAACACTGCCATTCATGAAATACAGCATGACATGGTGGATCAGGTGAATTTCTTTGAAAAAGAAGGGAAATTCTTGGAGGCAAAACGACTTCAAGAACGGACAGAATTTGATCTGGAAATGATTAGGGAACTAGGCTACTGTTCTGGTGTGGAAAATTACTCACGGTATTTTGATCGAAGATTGCCCGGTACTAGACCTTTCTGTTTGATCGATTATTTTCCTGATGATTTCTTGTTAGTGGTGGATGAAAGCCATGTAACTATTCCTCAGGTAAGAGCCATGTGGGGAGGAGATAGATCACGTAAAGTCAATTTGGTGGATTTTGGGTTCAGGTTACCTTCTGCCTTGGATAATAGACCACTCAAATTTGATGAATTTGAGGACCTGACCAATCAAATAGTTTATGTGTCTGCAACACCGGCAGATTATGAATTGTCGCAAACGGAAGGGGTGGTGGTAGAACAGATCATTAGACCAACTGGCCTCTTGGATCCGACTATTGATGTGAGGCCTAGCCAAAATCAAATTGATGATCTATTGGAGGAAATTGATCAAACGATCAAGAAAGAAGCGCGTGTCTTGGTTACTACTTTGACCAAAAGGATGGCTGAAGAACTTCAAAAATATCTTGAAAAAGCTGGTGTGAAATCCAGGTATATCCATTCTGAGGTGAAAACATTGGACCGAGTTGAAATTCTAAGAGAATTGCGTCTTGGGATTTTTGATGTATTGGTAGGAGTGAATTTGCTTAGAGAAGGGCTGGATTTGCCTGAAGTTTCTTTAGTCGCAATTTTGGATGCCGATAAAGAAGGTTTTTTGAGAAACGAAAGAAGTTTGGTGCAAACAATTGGCAGAGCAGCGAGAAATCAGGAAGGTCGCGTAATCATGTATGCGGATAAAATTACTCCTTCTATGCAAATGGCTATTGATGAAACTAAGAGAAGGAGAGCTATCCAGATTGAGTATAACGAGATAAATGGAATCACTCCAACTACCGTTATTAAATCAAGGGATAAGATTATGGGTCAGACAAAAGTGGCTGATTCGAAAAAGAATGCTAAAATTTATGTGGAGCCAATGCCTGGTGAAGGTACTATGGCAGCTGATCCAGTTGTTCAATATTTAAGTAAGGACAAGCTTGAAAAGTTGATTCTGCAAACACAAAAGCAAATGGAAAAAGCGGCCAAAGAACTTAACTTCATGGAGGCTGCAAGATTAAGGGACGAGTGGCAATCTCAAAAGAAGAGATTGGAAGAGCTATCAAGAGGCCCTGGAAATTGA
- a CDS encoding AlbA family DNA-binding domain-containing protein produces the protein MTLQEVKSLAAKGEGLKIEFKKKAAYPEKIVREFIALANTAGGVVMIGVDDDGTVSGQRFIEEEVYVMEKAIKELIFPALHYELFVLPINSKKGVAVFKLEQSQSRPHYLKIDKKRQSFIRVADRSVQASIEVWEILKKSKNPRDVVFTYGRKEEILLKTLEEKQRISVREFSKIAKIPKFLASKTLVRLVLANVLLIHPQESDDYFTLKE, from the coding sequence ATGACCCTTCAAGAGGTGAAAAGTCTTGCTGCAAAAGGGGAGGGCTTAAAAATTGAATTTAAAAAGAAGGCTGCTTATCCAGAAAAGATAGTCAGAGAATTTATTGCCTTGGCGAATACTGCTGGTGGGGTGGTGATGATTGGAGTGGATGATGACGGAACCGTTTCAGGCCAGCGTTTTATTGAGGAGGAAGTTTATGTGATGGAAAAAGCAATTAAGGAATTGATTTTTCCAGCCCTTCATTATGAATTGTTTGTTCTACCTATTAATTCTAAAAAAGGAGTTGCAGTTTTTAAATTAGAACAAAGTCAAAGTCGGCCCCATTATTTAAAAATTGATAAAAAAAGGCAGTCTTTTATTAGAGTAGCAGATAGGAGCGTACAAGCTAGTATTGAAGTTTGGGAGATTTTGAAAAAGAGTAAAAACCCAAGGGATGTCGTTTTTACTTATGGTAGAAAAGAGGAGATTCTGCTTAAAACTCTGGAAGAAAAACAAAGAATTTCAGTTCGGGAGTTTTCAAAAATTGCCAAAATCCCAAAATTTTTGGCTTCCAAAACATTGGTGAGGTTGGTTTTGGCAAATGTGCTGTTAATTCATCCCCAAGAGTCTGATGATTATTTTACTTTGAAAGAATAG
- a CDS encoding 1-aminocyclopropane-1-carboxylate deaminase/D-cysteine desulfhydrase has product MNPMLTPNEVMNQAIQHRLLREKGVTLSIKRLDLVHPQVSGNKFFKLKYNIEEALSKGHQTLLTFGGAYSNHIAATAFAAQEAGLKAIGIIRGENIQPLNPTLELAQSLGMILHFVSREEYRKKTEEQFQLDLSRKFGDFYLVPEGGTNQLAIKGTQEILTPEDYSFSQIVTAIGTGGTLAGLAATIKKHQSLIGISSLKGTFIHQEIQSLIEFYKIEPKGSLTIFDQYHFGGYAKYKPGLIDFIWMFYQEFGIVLDPIYTGKAAFAMWDLIQNNYFQKGSSILLIHTGGIQGNLGFMERTGINLPILSK; this is encoded by the coding sequence ATGAACCCAATGCTTACTCCAAATGAAGTAATGAACCAGGCTATTCAACATCGCCTTTTAAGGGAAAAAGGAGTGACACTTTCCATTAAAAGATTAGATTTAGTTCATCCTCAAGTATCTGGGAATAAATTTTTTAAACTAAAATACAATATCGAAGAAGCGCTTTCAAAGGGTCATCAAACCTTACTCACCTTTGGAGGTGCCTATTCCAATCATATCGCGGCCACTGCATTTGCTGCCCAAGAAGCGGGGCTCAAAGCTATTGGAATCATCAGGGGAGAAAACATCCAACCTTTAAACCCTACCCTGGAATTGGCTCAATCACTTGGAATGATTCTTCATTTTGTTTCAAGAGAAGAGTATAGAAAAAAAACGGAGGAGCAATTTCAATTGGATCTGTCAAGAAAATTCGGAGATTTCTATTTAGTCCCAGAAGGAGGCACGAATCAACTTGCCATAAAAGGAACTCAAGAAATTCTAACTCCTGAAGATTATAGCTTTTCACAAATCGTGACTGCCATTGGAACTGGCGGAACCCTTGCTGGTTTGGCTGCGACTATAAAGAAGCATCAATCCCTAATTGGAATCTCTTCACTCAAGGGAACTTTTATCCATCAAGAAATTCAGAGCTTAATTGAATTTTATAAAATCGAACCAAAAGGTTCTCTTACTATTTTTGACCAATACCATTTTGGGGGATATGCAAAATACAAGCCCGGCTTGATCGATTTTATATGGATGTTTTATCAGGAATTTGGAATAGTCTTGGACCCAATTTATACAGGAAAGGCCGCTTTTGCCATGTGGGATTTAATCCAAAACAATTACTTTCAAAAAGGCTCCTCCATCTTATTAATTCATACTGGAGGCATTCAAGGAAATCTCGGATTCATGGAAAGAACGGGGATCAACCTTCCTATTCTTTCAAAGTAA
- a CDS encoding RluA family pseudouridine synthase produces the protein MNTNPEEDFEDEEVELFEHYRIIIDKGQTLTRIDKFLSEKIANATRNKVQQAIDAGSVLVNGSPTKANYKIKPLDDIRVMLEKPPKETEVYSENIPLDIIYEDPYLLLVNKPPGMVVHPAHGNWSGTLVNGLVYYFENLPEMKGNTGRPGLVHRIDKDTSGLLVIAKTEEAMTHLASQFFHHTIDRTYIALVWGEPNEDEGTITGNVGRSAKNRKVMDVFPEGDQGKHAVTHWKVLKRLRYVSLIQCNLETGRTHQIRAHMKYLGHPLFNDAMYGGDKIRKGTQFSKYKTFVQNCFDLMPRQALHAQSLGFIHPITKEKLYFEVPLPSDFKSVLDKWESYVNFE, from the coding sequence ATGAATACAAATCCTGAAGAAGACTTCGAAGATGAGGAAGTTGAATTGTTTGAGCATTATCGGATTATTATTGACAAGGGACAAACTCTTACTAGGATAGATAAATTCTTAAGTGAGAAGATAGCTAATGCTACAAGGAATAAAGTTCAACAAGCCATCGATGCTGGTTCCGTATTAGTGAATGGAAGTCCAACTAAGGCCAATTATAAAATTAAGCCTCTGGATGATATTCGTGTAATGTTAGAAAAACCTCCAAAGGAAACGGAAGTATATTCTGAAAATATTCCATTGGATATCATATATGAAGATCCTTATTTATTGCTGGTAAATAAGCCTCCTGGGATGGTGGTGCATCCTGCACATGGAAATTGGTCAGGAACGCTGGTGAATGGGCTAGTTTATTATTTCGAGAATCTTCCTGAAATGAAAGGTAATACCGGTAGGCCTGGATTGGTCCATCGGATTGATAAGGATACTTCTGGTCTTTTGGTAATAGCCAAAACCGAAGAAGCAATGACCCACCTTGCCAGTCAGTTTTTTCATCATACCATAGATAGAACCTATATAGCCTTGGTTTGGGGAGAGCCGAATGAAGATGAAGGTACGATTACGGGGAATGTAGGAAGAAGTGCAAAAAACAGAAAGGTGATGGATGTTTTCCCTGAAGGAGATCAAGGAAAACATGCAGTAACACATTGGAAGGTTTTGAAGCGCTTACGATATGTCTCCTTAATCCAATGCAATTTAGAAACCGGAAGAACCCATCAGATTAGAGCTCATATGAAGTATCTAGGACATCCATTATTTAATGATGCCATGTATGGAGGAGATAAAATTCGAAAGGGTACCCAATTTTCTAAATACAAAACCTTTGTCCAGAACTGTTTTGACTTAATGCCAAGACAAGCACTTCATGCTCAGTCTCTGGGTTTTATACATCCTATCACCAAAGAAAAGCTCTATTTTGAGGTTCCACTTCCTTCAGATTTTAAGTCTGTTTTAGATAAATGGGAATCATATGTGAATTTTGAATGA